GATGCTTAAAGGACTTCTCCACGGGGACTCTTGCACTGTCAGGTACCCTCCAGTGGCGTGATAAGGAGTTTTGGCCAAATAAGGGTTTCGGTTGTCCTCGGATTTGAGGAAATATGGCAGTACGTCGTCGTAGGCCCACCCAGGATTTCCCTGCTCCGCCCAATAGTCATAATCGTGACGATTCCCTCGAGCGTAGATCATGGCGTTTAGCACGCTCGATCCCCCCAAAACCTATAAGGCAAAAGGTAAAAAGTGAGAGAGAAAGTTATAATATTTGAATGGCCGGCATGTGTTTGACATTCCATAATAATAACCGTGAGCGCAACCCAATGTTTTCAACGACCACAGAGTGCAGAGACGTGTTCATTGAAATCCGCACCACTATTAAAATTATCGAAGACCGAAAGTGAAATCATACATTACGTACTTTTCCCCTGGGCCAATTACACCTATCCCCGATCATGGCCAGGCAATATGGAGAGTCGGTTGGGGGAGTTGTTTGGTACATCCAGTCGAATTGGGACATCTGCATGTACCTGGAAAATTCAAGTTCAAGTTAACAGTGATACAAATCAGTATTCAAGACGTGTAATGCTACCACTGTTTTGCACCGAAGGAGGATTTTACAGAATTGGAATTGAACAAAGAGGATCTATGGAATGGTTGTACTTTTGCGCTTTAAAACACTCCTGAATTTGTTTGAGTTTGATTGCGGATTTTGCTAATCATTCATGGAAGAAGACATAAAGAGCAACACATGGCGTTTGATATTTGTTCATTACGAGTATGACGGCTTCAAAAGCGCATATCGCTTTGGCAATACATGGGTGGCGTAAACCCCCTCGCAATAAATCGAAAGTAAAGCACTTCGATTCGAAAACTCACCCACTCAAAGTTGGTATATCAGACACCTCATTCTCATCCCCACCCGCTTCCAATAACAAAACCGACCAGTTTTCGACCTCAGAAAGCCTGGACGCCACTACTGCCCCTGCCGACCCTCCCCCTACCACTATGAAGTCGTAGGTAGGTCGTACCTAAAAATCATCCTTTATTTACCATTACATTACTTTAATCCTCCGATATCAACACACTTTGAATACGTTGATGGGGTGCGATTCCGGATCCACGGAGATATATTGCATGAACATCAATCCTGCTGCAAATACTGGAACCAGCCCCAAAATCGTCATGGGGTTGAAGGATAGGCCTACCGCTCCCGCTGCATAGTTCGCTGCTACTGCCAACAGAGACATTTCTATGAACGGCACTTAAATGGTCTTTTTATATCCACATTCCAAGGTTGACTTCCTGTGAAAGGATTTTAGGAGTGTAATTCCTTATggagtttttctttatttgggAGTTAAGCAgctggaaaatgaaaaatcatcaGGGGCTGTTTTCAGGGGAGCAAAAAAGACGTACATTTTGGTTTTCAATTGCGCTTTTAATGTACAAATTGTGTCTTAAGTAGTGTTCGTATTGGTCCGATGAAGAGTGATTGTGCTCACTTTGGCACCTTCGGATTTTCGGGCAGTCTTGGAGAGGATGTTTTGTCGTGAATTTATCTGCAGGTGTGGTGTTATATCTTCAAAAACAACGTTGCCGCACTATCGGGCATATAATCCAACCCTTACCTTACAATATCCTCCTTCTTCTTGCTCTTCCAGCACAAGTCGCCGAAATTCCGGTCTTGGTGGGGGACTTTGAGGCAAAATCGGCTGTCGTTGGTTTTGTTGTTTGACTCCTTGTACTTTTGGGGCCCCGGATCGGTTCTGCCCATCTCATTCGTTCAGAGACGTAGTCGAACGATCTGCAATTACAAGAGCACTTACGATAATGTCTATTGCTGAAGTACTGATTGAGGACGATTATTATGGAATGCCGGAGAGAAATCCGTCACCAAGTAGTATATAAATTAGTTGGAACAGTGTGAAGAGTCAACAAGAAAGCTACTGTTTAGAGATTCTCCTTAATgggttttaataattgttgtcGTATATGACTAGCGAAGTGGCGTTTATTGCGACGAGTTTGCTGGT
The DNA window shown above is from Euwallacea similis isolate ESF13 chromosome 2, ESF131.1, whole genome shotgun sequence and carries:
- the LOC136416726 gene encoding uncharacterized protein; protein product: MGRTDPGPQKYKESNNKTNDSRFCLKVPHQDRNFGDLCWKSKKKEDIVRYNTTPADKFTTKHPLQDCPKIRRCQSEHNHSSSDQYEHYLRHNLYIKSAIENQNLLNSQIKKNSIRNYTPKILSQEVNLGMWI